Proteins from a genomic interval of Deltaproteobacteria bacterium:
- a CDS encoding glycosyltransferase: MVRPGEYLFVGMLDESIIRELLLSSENFMENVFLIESREVGNDIKERLRAKGVKICRKNPLRYLSRELLANRKEEVVVIQSYSKLLLYIAMHPFRGKYYLCKGELEPLDGLKIAKNSAVNIYEKVRRYVSLKAKRKNLKKVRVFPYEIGFPNDYSLIESALRERTFTPKIAVSIVIPVYNRPVELDRSLRGLTYQDYPRDLMEIIVADDGSSEGYENIISQYENVLNVRHVKQDDEGYRLAAVRNLGISESTNEVVILLDCDMIPVPEFVSSHAQWFHVCNNNIVVVGDRGFIDPAGLEPSEIEKEVRSQFARRRAMAPESIRDEDEPYLDWRDRIYKKTDFLRKSLEPYRYASGGNVSFRKAYAVKAGLFDEEFTFWGGEDIEFFYRMYLKGAYIIPENSARAFHQNHPDVAKREEGREKTQNLLERKIPVMRRERRKNGFVPRVSIYMPSYNSKKFISEAIESVILQTYDDWELCICDDGSTDGTYEFLHKEYSKHEKIRIERIPHAGIGGASNRAVRMCRGEFVGQLDSDDVLKPEAVEITVGFLEKHPEFGLVYSNYEIINEKGEFVCAGFSWPDYDPIILLESMIVHHFRMFRSLYWHRTPGFHREIKNAVDYDMYLKLSEVTSFSHLKKVLYCYRIHGDNTSVLDYQLQSENHLRVVREALDRRRLSWEHKVDPTNKRKIVLS, translated from the coding sequence ATGGTGAGGCCAGGAGAATATCTGTTTGTCGGTATGCTCGATGAAAGCATTATAAGAGAACTCCTTCTTTCATCTGAGAATTTCATGGAGAACGTATTTCTCATCGAATCCAGGGAGGTTGGCAACGATATAAAGGAGAGGTTAAGAGCTAAGGGAGTAAAAATTTGCAGGAAAAATCCCCTACGGTACCTATCGAGGGAGTTGCTGGCAAACCGAAAGGAAGAGGTTGTCGTCATCCAATCGTACAGCAAGCTTTTGCTCTATATCGCCATGCATCCGTTTCGCGGGAAGTATTATCTTTGCAAAGGCGAGTTAGAGCCGTTAGATGGACTGAAGATTGCCAAGAACAGCGCCGTAAATATATACGAAAAGGTAAGAAGGTATGTTTCTCTGAAGGCAAAAAGGAAAAATTTAAAAAAAGTCAGAGTTTTTCCCTATGAAATAGGCTTTCCTAATGACTATTCCCTTATCGAATCTGCTCTACGGGAAAGAACATTTACGCCGAAAATAGCTGTTTCGATAGTAATCCCCGTGTATAACAGGCCAGTTGAACTCGATAGGAGTCTTCGAGGACTTACGTATCAGGACTATCCCCGTGATCTCATGGAAATAATCGTTGCCGATGATGGAAGCAGTGAAGGTTATGAAAATATTATCTCTCAGTACGAAAATGTTTTGAATGTGCGTCATGTCAAACAGGATGATGAGGGTTACCGCCTCGCAGCTGTAAGGAATCTGGGCATCAGTGAGTCGACGAACGAAGTGGTTATCCTCCTCGATTGCGACATGATACCGGTTCCCGAGTTTGTAAGCTCGCACGCACAGTGGTTTCATGTATGCAACAATAACATTGTCGTGGTAGGAGACAGAGGATTTATCGATCCTGCCGGATTGGAGCCCTCTGAAATCGAGAAGGAAGTAAGGAGTCAATTTGCCAGGAGACGGGCCATGGCGCCCGAAAGTATCAGAGACGAAGACGAGCCGTATCTGGATTGGCGAGATAGAATTTATAAAAAGACAGATTTTTTGAGAAAGTCCCTGGAGCCCTATCGCTATGCCTCTGGAGGGAATGTATCTTTCCGTAAAGCATATGCGGTGAAAGCGGGGCTTTTCGATGAGGAGTTCACATTCTGGGGCGGAGAAGATATCGAGTTTTTTTACAGGATGTATCTGAAAGGTGCCTACATCATTCCCGAAAATTCTGCTCGGGCATTTCATCAAAATCACCCCGATGTGGCGAAGAGAGAAGAGGGAAGGGAAAAAACGCAAAATCTCCTTGAGAGAAAGATTCCCGTCATGAGGAGAGAAAGAAGGAAGAACGGATTTGTTCCGAGAGTTTCAATTTATATGCCCTCGTACAATTCAAAAAAATTTATCAGCGAGGCAATAGAGAGCGTTATCTTACAAACGTATGATGATTGGGAATTGTGTATTTGCGATGATGGGTCGACAGATGGGACATACGAGTTCTTGCATAAAGAGTACAGCAAGCATGAGAAGATAAGAATAGAGCGGATTCCCCATGCGGGAATAGGTGGTGCTTCAAATCGTGCGGTGAGAATGTGCCGGGGAGAGTTTGTAGGCCAGCTCGATAGTGACGATGTGCTTAAACCGGAAGCTGTCGAGATTACCGTTGGTTTTCTCGAAAAACATCCTGAGTTCGGCCTTGTTTATTCCAATTATGAAATCATTAATGAAAAGGGAGAATTTGTCTGCGCCGGGTTTTCATGGCCCGATTATGACCCGATTATCCTTCTCGAGTCTATGATTGTTCATCATTTCAGAATGTTCAGGAGCCTTTACTGGCATAGAACGCCAGGATTTCACAGGGAGATTAAAAACGCTGTTGATTATGATATGTATCTTAAACTGAGTGAGGTCACCAGCTTTTCCCACCTGAAAAAAGTCCTCTACTGCTACAGAATTCACGGGGACAACACGTCCGTCCTCGACTATCAACTGCAGTCTGAAAATCACTTACGGGTAGTTCGAGAGGCTCTCGACAGGAGAAGGTTATCATGGGAACACAAAGTAGACCCCACAAATAAGAGGAAAATTGTCCTGTCATAA